The genomic interval GGCCGGCGGGCACGGTGCGCCTGGCCGTGCTCCTGGCGGTGCTCGCGATCGTGCTCTATTTGACGTGGGCGGTCTTTCAGCCCTTCGTCCTGATGTTCGCGACGGCGGCCCCTGTGGCGATGCTCATGACCCCCACGCAGGAGCGGCTCGCTGCGGGGCTCGGGAACCGCAAATCGCTCGCGGCCGCGATCCTCGTCATCTGGACGCTCCTCATCGTGGCCATCCCGTTCACCGGGGTGCTGACGCTGCTCGCCGGCCAGGCGGTGAACTTCTTCTCGTGGCTTGGACCGCAGCTCGAACCCGCCAAGGTGCAGACGTTCCTCAAGGAAACCTTGCCCTCGAAGATCTCCTGGTTCGGCCCTTTGTGGGAGACCCTGGAGCCCTACGTGGCGCCGACGGCCGCGGGCCTTCTTGCGCAGATCTCCCGCGCGGTGCAGGTGCTGCTCCAGCGGCTCGCCACGGGTATCGGCGCCACCATGGTCGAGATCTCGCTCTTCTTCCTCTTCCTCTTCTTCTTCCTCCGCGACGGGCGGACGATTCTCGGGCTGGTGCGCTCGCTGTCGCCTCTCTCCTCGGAGCAGGAGAATCGTGTCATCGAGCACCTGAGGGCCACCTCGCGCGGGGCGATTCTCGGAGTCGTGGTGGTGCCGATCGCGCAGGGCGCGGCCGCCATGCTGGGCTACTGGATCTTCGGGGTGCCGAATGCGCTCCTCTGGGGGAGCGTCACCGTGCTGGCCTGCCTCATCCCGCTGCTCGGCGCCCCCATCGTCTGGGTCCCGATCTCGATCTTCCTCTTCTTCACGGGCCCCTTGTGGAAGGCGATCGGGCTCTTCGTGTACGGGGCCGCCGTGATCAGCAGCATCGATAACATCCTGAAACCGATGCTCCTGAGCGGCGCGGCGCGCGTCCATCCCCTTCTGGGGTTCCTTGCCGTCATCGGCGGGACCCTCGCCTTCGGGCCGGCCGGCCTCCTGGTCGGGCCGATCGTCCTCTCGCTGGCGATCTCGGCCCTGCACATCTACCGCACCGACTTCCTGGTGCGCTGGGGGCCTTCCGGCGCGGGAACCATCGGGGCACCCGTCGCACCAGACGCCGAGGAGCTGCAGGTGCCGGTGATCGTGACCTCCGTGGACCCCTCCATCGCGGGGTCGGCGACCGCCCCCGCACCCGCCCCCGCGCCTCCCGCGCCCGCGCCTCCCGCACCCGCGCCCGCCCCCGCACCGCCCGCGCCGCCGACCCCCGCCTGATCAGTCCTCCCGGTGGGCTCACCGGGCGTGGTACACTCAGGGGGCGCACGGACGCGCATCCTGCTCGATCCTCCCCCTAGGGACGGGCCCTCGCGGCGAGCCGGCTTCCGCTGGAGTCATGTTGATTCGTCACGTGCCCATCCGCCCTGGTTCCTCGTCTTCTCTCGTTCGTGCCTTGGCTTCCGCGATCGCCTGCCTTTCTCTCGTTCTTCTTCTTTCCTCAGCTCCGCCCCATG from Candidatus Eisenbacteria bacterium carries:
- a CDS encoding AI-2E family transporter, giving the protein MDLNGTIRDETPHVWPGPAGTVRLAVLLAVLAIVLYLTWAVFQPFVLMFATAAPVAMLMTPTQERLAAGLGNRKSLAAAILVIWTLLIVAIPFTGVLTLLAGQAVNFFSWLGPQLEPAKVQTFLKETLPSKISWFGPLWETLEPYVAPTAAGLLAQISRAVQVLLQRLATGIGATMVEISLFFLFLFFFLRDGRTILGLVRSLSPLSSEQENRVIEHLRATSRGAILGVVVVPIAQGAAAMLGYWIFGVPNALLWGSVTVLACLIPLLGAPIVWVPISIFLFFTGPLWKAIGLFVYGAAVISSIDNILKPMLLSGAARVHPLLGFLAVIGGTLAFGPAGLLVGPIVLSLAISALHIYRTDFLVRWGPSGAGTIGAPVAPDAEELQVPVIVTSVDPSIAGSATAPAPAPAPPAPAPPAPAPAPAPPAPPTPA